Proteins from a genomic interval of Rosa chinensis cultivar Old Blush chromosome 2, RchiOBHm-V2, whole genome shotgun sequence:
- the LOC112186365 gene encoding probable starch synthase 4, chloroplastic/amyloplastic isoform X3, whose protein sequence is MKAALISTAIPWQPPPHHKPLKPLCCSKVNGASSSPSPSPSSSSQINFRLQGSENAELPQPRIQSGEAKETDVWRLFREAQKNILHLNQHRLKAVEDLNKTNSEKQLLIDKIEQLEREKQASVGKPQDRLSSCWEVLLRIDSMVLTRMIAAGEASDLRRLVTDHKMSLAEVFDGTLQKTDAELLAELRHFFARSRRYSSLDLDEIQGLQEIEAESFSYFNGQLHGNRIWTGVVYGIGVTLIQPLEYSEFFNREKVYGYSDDFERFTYFSRASLDYIVKCGKQPDVIHIHNWETAIIGPLFWDIFANQGLEGTRILLTCHDLNSQCLEHPDKLALCGLDPSSLHRPDRLQDNTKSHLVNILKGGVVYSNNVVIMSSVLSKGRVIHTLSHGLDPTLNIHKNKLVVSPCGFDNSAWDPSKDSFLPRNFNVEDMEGKAVCKAALQQHLGLSEHASTILIGCIVSEDVDLEKMRAVIMKACKSDVQFIIMGTSKLSSIHNLGSLQETLKDEQVKFVNECDAAITHLVFAGSDIILCQSFHDPVLQVPLKALKYGAAPIALNSSHDNFRNFAEHDYETTNFSRFISSTFGNMSISEVLDEMKNHPSKWKRKILDAMEMDFSWDAECCDVHCSAYTAIKKS, encoded by the exons ATGAAGGCGGCGTTGATCAGCACCGCCATTCCTTGGCAGCCTCCGCCGCACCATAAGCCTCTGAAACCCCTTTGTTGCTCCAAGGTTAACGGAGCCTCCTCCTCGCCGTCGCCGTCGCCGTCATCCTCCTCACAAATCAA TTTCAGGTTGCAAGGCAGCGAAAATGCTGAGCTCCCTCAGCCTCGGATTCAG TCTGGGGAAGCGAAGGAGACTGACGTTTGGCGACTCTTCAGAGAAGCTCAAAAGA ATATTCTGCATTTGAACCAGCATCGGCTTAAGGCCGTAGAGGATCTGAACAAAACAAACAGTGAGAAGCAGCTGCTGATTGATAAGATTGAGCAGTTGGAGCGGGAAAAGCAGGCTTCTGTTGGAAAGCCTCAAG ATAGGCTCTCAAGTTGTTGGGAAGTACTCCTTCGGATAGACTCAATGGTCCTCACTAGAATGATTGCTGCCGGGGAGGCATCTGATTTGAGAAGGCTGGTCACGGATCATAAAATGAGTCTAGCTGAAGTTTTTGATGGCACCTTGCAGAAGACAGATGCCGAGCTTCTAGCTGAACTGAGACACTTCTTTGCAAGAAGCAGAAG GTATTCAAGCCTGGACCTAGATGAAATTCAAGGGCTACAAGAGATTGAGGCAGAGTCCTTTTCATATTTCAATGGTCAACTTCATGGAAACAGAATTTGGACTGG TGTTGTCTATGGCATTGGAGTTACCTTAATTCAACCTCTAGAGTATTCAGAGTTTTTCAATCGTGAAAAGGTGTATGGCTACTCAGATGACTTTGAAAG GTTTACCTATTTCTCTCGTGCTTCATTAGATTATATTGTAAAGTGTGGAAAGCAACCTGATGTGATACATATCCACAACTGGGAGACTGCTATTATTGGGCCACTTTTCTGGGATATTTTTGCTAACCAG GGACTTGAAGGTACGAGAATCTTATTGACATGCCATGACCTGAATTCACAG TGCCTCGAGCATCCGGATAAACTAGCGTTATGCGGACTTGATCCTTCTTCACTTCACCGTCCTGATCGCTTGCAAGATAATACTAAGTCACATTTGGTTAATATTTTGAAG GGTGGAGTTGTTTACTCCAATAATGTTGTCATAATGTCCTCCGTACTATCAAAAGGCAGGGTTATACATACTCTGAGTCATGGGTTGGACCCTACCTTAAACATTCACAA GAACAAGTTGGTTGTTTCTCCTTGTGGGTTTGACAATTCCGCCTGGGATCCATCCAAGGACAGCTTTCTTCCCCGAAATTTCAATGTCGAAGATATGGAAGGGAAAGCAGTTTGCAAAGCTGCATTGCAGCAGCACCTTGGGTTATCGGAGCATGCTTCTACCATTCTT atTGGATGCATTGTGTCTGAAGATGTTGATCTGGAGAAGATGAGGGCAGTAATCATGAAAGCTTGCAAGAGCGATGTACAG TTCATCATCATGGGTACTAGCAAATTATCAAGTATACACAATCTTGGATCATTGCAGGAAACACTGAAG GATGAACAAGTGAAATTCGTAAATGAGTGTGATGCAGCAATAACACATTTGGTTTTTGCCGGATCTGATATTATCTTGTGCCAATCTTTTCATGACCCTGTTCTCCAAGTTCCA TTAAAGGCTTTAAAGTACGGAGCTGCTCCAATTGCATTAAACTCCTCCCATGACAACTTCAG GAACTTTGCAGAACATGACTATGAGACTACTAATTTCTCACGTTTCATCAGCTCTACCTTTGGAAATATGTCCATAAGCGAAGTGCTGGATGAGATG aaaaacCACCCCTCGAAGTGGAAGAGAAAAATACTGGACGCCATGGAAATGGACTTCTCATGGGATGCTGAGTGCTGTGACGTCCACTGTTCTGCTTACACTGCTATAAAGAAGTCATGA
- the LOC112186365 gene encoding probable starch synthase 4, chloroplastic/amyloplastic isoform X2 — protein MKAALISTAIPWQPPPHHKPLKPLCCSKVNGASSSPSPSPSSSSQIKLQGSENAELPQPRIQSGEAKETDVWRLFREAQKNILHLNQHRLKAVEDLNKTNSEKQLLIDKIEQLEREKQASVGKPQDRLSSCWEVLLRIDSMVLTRMIAAGEASDLRRLVTDHKMSLAEVFDGTLQKTDAELLAELRHFFARSRRNGFHIVHICTEMAPLVSVGSLASYVTGLSRALQRKGHLVEVILPKYSSLDLDEIQGLQEIEAESFSYFNGQLHGNRIWTGVVYGIGVTLIQPLEYSEFFNREKVYGYSDDFERFTYFSRASLDYIVKCGKQPDVIHIHNWETAIIGPLFWDIFANQGLEGTRILLTCHDLNSQCLEHPDKLALCGLDPSSLHRPDRLQDNTKSHLVNILKGGVVYSNNVVIMSSVLSKGRVIHTLSHGLDPTLNIHKNKLVVSPCGFDNSAWDPSKDSFLPRNFNVEDMEGKAVCKAALQQHLGLSEHASTILIGCIVSEDVDLEKMRAVIMKACKSDVQFIIMGTSKLSSIHNLGSLQETLKDEQVKFVNECDAAITHLVFAGSDIILCQSFHDPVLQVPLKALKYGAAPIALNSSHDNFRNFAEHDYETTNFSRFISSTFGNMSISEVLDEMKNHPSKWKRKILDAMEMDFSWDAECCDVHCSAYTAIKKS, from the exons ATGAAGGCGGCGTTGATCAGCACCGCCATTCCTTGGCAGCCTCCGCCGCACCATAAGCCTCTGAAACCCCTTTGTTGCTCCAAGGTTAACGGAGCCTCCTCCTCGCCGTCGCCGTCGCCGTCATCCTCCTCACAAATCAA GTTGCAAGGCAGCGAAAATGCTGAGCTCCCTCAGCCTCGGATTCAG TCTGGGGAAGCGAAGGAGACTGACGTTTGGCGACTCTTCAGAGAAGCTCAAAAGA ATATTCTGCATTTGAACCAGCATCGGCTTAAGGCCGTAGAGGATCTGAACAAAACAAACAGTGAGAAGCAGCTGCTGATTGATAAGATTGAGCAGTTGGAGCGGGAAAAGCAGGCTTCTGTTGGAAAGCCTCAAG ATAGGCTCTCAAGTTGTTGGGAAGTACTCCTTCGGATAGACTCAATGGTCCTCACTAGAATGATTGCTGCCGGGGAGGCATCTGATTTGAGAAGGCTGGTCACGGATCATAAAATGAGTCTAGCTGAAGTTTTTGATGGCACCTTGCAGAAGACAGATGCCGAGCTTCTAGCTGAACTGAGACACTTCTTTGCAAGAAGCAGAAG gaatGGCTTTCACATTGTGCACATATGTACGGAAATGGCACCACTGGTCTCTGTTGGATCTTTGGCATCATATGTGACTGGCTTGTCTCGTGCACTACAGAGGAAGGGGCATTTGGTGGAGGTGATACTTCCAAA GTATTCAAGCCTGGACCTAGATGAAATTCAAGGGCTACAAGAGATTGAGGCAGAGTCCTTTTCATATTTCAATGGTCAACTTCATGGAAACAGAATTTGGACTGG TGTTGTCTATGGCATTGGAGTTACCTTAATTCAACCTCTAGAGTATTCAGAGTTTTTCAATCGTGAAAAGGTGTATGGCTACTCAGATGACTTTGAAAG GTTTACCTATTTCTCTCGTGCTTCATTAGATTATATTGTAAAGTGTGGAAAGCAACCTGATGTGATACATATCCACAACTGGGAGACTGCTATTATTGGGCCACTTTTCTGGGATATTTTTGCTAACCAG GGACTTGAAGGTACGAGAATCTTATTGACATGCCATGACCTGAATTCACAG TGCCTCGAGCATCCGGATAAACTAGCGTTATGCGGACTTGATCCTTCTTCACTTCACCGTCCTGATCGCTTGCAAGATAATACTAAGTCACATTTGGTTAATATTTTGAAG GGTGGAGTTGTTTACTCCAATAATGTTGTCATAATGTCCTCCGTACTATCAAAAGGCAGGGTTATACATACTCTGAGTCATGGGTTGGACCCTACCTTAAACATTCACAA GAACAAGTTGGTTGTTTCTCCTTGTGGGTTTGACAATTCCGCCTGGGATCCATCCAAGGACAGCTTTCTTCCCCGAAATTTCAATGTCGAAGATATGGAAGGGAAAGCAGTTTGCAAAGCTGCATTGCAGCAGCACCTTGGGTTATCGGAGCATGCTTCTACCATTCTT atTGGATGCATTGTGTCTGAAGATGTTGATCTGGAGAAGATGAGGGCAGTAATCATGAAAGCTTGCAAGAGCGATGTACAG TTCATCATCATGGGTACTAGCAAATTATCAAGTATACACAATCTTGGATCATTGCAGGAAACACTGAAG GATGAACAAGTGAAATTCGTAAATGAGTGTGATGCAGCAATAACACATTTGGTTTTTGCCGGATCTGATATTATCTTGTGCCAATCTTTTCATGACCCTGTTCTCCAAGTTCCA TTAAAGGCTTTAAAGTACGGAGCTGCTCCAATTGCATTAAACTCCTCCCATGACAACTTCAG GAACTTTGCAGAACATGACTATGAGACTACTAATTTCTCACGTTTCATCAGCTCTACCTTTGGAAATATGTCCATAAGCGAAGTGCTGGATGAGATG aaaaacCACCCCTCGAAGTGGAAGAGAAAAATACTGGACGCCATGGAAATGGACTTCTCATGGGATGCTGAGTGCTGTGACGTCCACTGTTCTGCTTACACTGCTATAAAGAAGTCATGA
- the LOC112186365 gene encoding probable starch synthase 4, chloroplastic/amyloplastic isoform X1: protein MKAALISTAIPWQPPPHHKPLKPLCCSKVNGASSSPSPSPSSSSQINFRLQGSENAELPQPRIQSGEAKETDVWRLFREAQKNILHLNQHRLKAVEDLNKTNSEKQLLIDKIEQLEREKQASVGKPQDRLSSCWEVLLRIDSMVLTRMIAAGEASDLRRLVTDHKMSLAEVFDGTLQKTDAELLAELRHFFARSRRNGFHIVHICTEMAPLVSVGSLASYVTGLSRALQRKGHLVEVILPKYSSLDLDEIQGLQEIEAESFSYFNGQLHGNRIWTGVVYGIGVTLIQPLEYSEFFNREKVYGYSDDFERFTYFSRASLDYIVKCGKQPDVIHIHNWETAIIGPLFWDIFANQGLEGTRILLTCHDLNSQCLEHPDKLALCGLDPSSLHRPDRLQDNTKSHLVNILKGGVVYSNNVVIMSSVLSKGRVIHTLSHGLDPTLNIHKNKLVVSPCGFDNSAWDPSKDSFLPRNFNVEDMEGKAVCKAALQQHLGLSEHASTILIGCIVSEDVDLEKMRAVIMKACKSDVQFIIMGTSKLSSIHNLGSLQETLKDEQVKFVNECDAAITHLVFAGSDIILCQSFHDPVLQVPLKALKYGAAPIALNSSHDNFRNFAEHDYETTNFSRFISSTFGNMSISEVLDEMKNHPSKWKRKILDAMEMDFSWDAECCDVHCSAYTAIKKS from the exons ATGAAGGCGGCGTTGATCAGCACCGCCATTCCTTGGCAGCCTCCGCCGCACCATAAGCCTCTGAAACCCCTTTGTTGCTCCAAGGTTAACGGAGCCTCCTCCTCGCCGTCGCCGTCGCCGTCATCCTCCTCACAAATCAA TTTCAGGTTGCAAGGCAGCGAAAATGCTGAGCTCCCTCAGCCTCGGATTCAG TCTGGGGAAGCGAAGGAGACTGACGTTTGGCGACTCTTCAGAGAAGCTCAAAAGA ATATTCTGCATTTGAACCAGCATCGGCTTAAGGCCGTAGAGGATCTGAACAAAACAAACAGTGAGAAGCAGCTGCTGATTGATAAGATTGAGCAGTTGGAGCGGGAAAAGCAGGCTTCTGTTGGAAAGCCTCAAG ATAGGCTCTCAAGTTGTTGGGAAGTACTCCTTCGGATAGACTCAATGGTCCTCACTAGAATGATTGCTGCCGGGGAGGCATCTGATTTGAGAAGGCTGGTCACGGATCATAAAATGAGTCTAGCTGAAGTTTTTGATGGCACCTTGCAGAAGACAGATGCCGAGCTTCTAGCTGAACTGAGACACTTCTTTGCAAGAAGCAGAAG gaatGGCTTTCACATTGTGCACATATGTACGGAAATGGCACCACTGGTCTCTGTTGGATCTTTGGCATCATATGTGACTGGCTTGTCTCGTGCACTACAGAGGAAGGGGCATTTGGTGGAGGTGATACTTCCAAA GTATTCAAGCCTGGACCTAGATGAAATTCAAGGGCTACAAGAGATTGAGGCAGAGTCCTTTTCATATTTCAATGGTCAACTTCATGGAAACAGAATTTGGACTGG TGTTGTCTATGGCATTGGAGTTACCTTAATTCAACCTCTAGAGTATTCAGAGTTTTTCAATCGTGAAAAGGTGTATGGCTACTCAGATGACTTTGAAAG GTTTACCTATTTCTCTCGTGCTTCATTAGATTATATTGTAAAGTGTGGAAAGCAACCTGATGTGATACATATCCACAACTGGGAGACTGCTATTATTGGGCCACTTTTCTGGGATATTTTTGCTAACCAG GGACTTGAAGGTACGAGAATCTTATTGACATGCCATGACCTGAATTCACAG TGCCTCGAGCATCCGGATAAACTAGCGTTATGCGGACTTGATCCTTCTTCACTTCACCGTCCTGATCGCTTGCAAGATAATACTAAGTCACATTTGGTTAATATTTTGAAG GGTGGAGTTGTTTACTCCAATAATGTTGTCATAATGTCCTCCGTACTATCAAAAGGCAGGGTTATACATACTCTGAGTCATGGGTTGGACCCTACCTTAAACATTCACAA GAACAAGTTGGTTGTTTCTCCTTGTGGGTTTGACAATTCCGCCTGGGATCCATCCAAGGACAGCTTTCTTCCCCGAAATTTCAATGTCGAAGATATGGAAGGGAAAGCAGTTTGCAAAGCTGCATTGCAGCAGCACCTTGGGTTATCGGAGCATGCTTCTACCATTCTT atTGGATGCATTGTGTCTGAAGATGTTGATCTGGAGAAGATGAGGGCAGTAATCATGAAAGCTTGCAAGAGCGATGTACAG TTCATCATCATGGGTACTAGCAAATTATCAAGTATACACAATCTTGGATCATTGCAGGAAACACTGAAG GATGAACAAGTGAAATTCGTAAATGAGTGTGATGCAGCAATAACACATTTGGTTTTTGCCGGATCTGATATTATCTTGTGCCAATCTTTTCATGACCCTGTTCTCCAAGTTCCA TTAAAGGCTTTAAAGTACGGAGCTGCTCCAATTGCATTAAACTCCTCCCATGACAACTTCAG GAACTTTGCAGAACATGACTATGAGACTACTAATTTCTCACGTTTCATCAGCTCTACCTTTGGAAATATGTCCATAAGCGAAGTGCTGGATGAGATG aaaaacCACCCCTCGAAGTGGAAGAGAAAAATACTGGACGCCATGGAAATGGACTTCTCATGGGATGCTGAGTGCTGTGACGTCCACTGTTCTGCTTACACTGCTATAAAGAAGTCATGA